From the genome of Halorussus caseinilyticus, one region includes:
- a CDS encoding bifunctional DNA primase/polymerase has product MPSTNSSSLSSNKNAPAESAHHPIKILSRRLEEADIDAYRFIQLQPGKKAPISHTHFPPDDVDDCYGVYAGSGLVFLDIDDYRDGAEAPDALHSLPKTLTVESAHGGKHRYYQIEEPVSNSTEPWGEIRAYNEYVVGPGTELKQCTKENHDCSRTGEGRYEILYDLPIATISIEDLNACLEEPAEPQSTESTVSDWMGDEEIETDFDVEKRLRKMKKSAKDEKIEALWEGRYRDAEFDDRSRAEASLVAYLGWWMQGDRMLVKQLMDRACREYPTADVNGPRKWTEAGELYQRLTLEFATHDDYYQPPSPKLPYEERPAASHITRKNYYCALLDLGIARTVEIVEHDSFDRGTSAAVRARNWYEENGTVIRVNEPGSSRTYYYLDGLENLIDPEMRTKLGI; this is encoded by the coding sequence ATGCCCTCAACAAATAGCTCGTCGCTATCCTCCAATAAGAACGCACCGGCCGAATCTGCCCATCATCCCATCAAGATACTCAGTAGGCGGCTTGAAGAGGCCGATATCGATGCCTATCGGTTCATCCAGCTTCAACCGGGTAAGAAAGCACCAATCAGTCACACTCACTTTCCACCGGATGACGTCGACGACTGTTACGGGGTCTATGCCGGAAGCGGGTTGGTATTCCTTGATATTGATGACTACCGAGACGGAGCAGAGGCCCCCGATGCTCTCCATTCACTCCCGAAAACCCTCACCGTCGAAAGCGCACACGGGGGAAAACACCGCTACTACCAGATAGAGGAGCCGGTCTCCAACTCTACAGAGCCATGGGGCGAGATACGTGCATACAATGAGTATGTCGTCGGACCTGGAACTGAGCTTAAGCAGTGTACGAAAGAGAATCACGACTGCTCACGGACAGGAGAAGGACGGTATGAAATCCTCTACGACCTACCGATAGCGACGATTAGCATCGAGGACCTCAACGCCTGCTTAGAAGAGCCAGCAGAACCTCAGTCAACGGAATCAACAGTATCAGATTGGATGGGTGATGAGGAAATTGAGACCGATTTTGATGTTGAGAAGCGTCTGAGGAAGATGAAGAAGAGCGCCAAGGATGAAAAAATCGAGGCGCTTTGGGAGGGGAGATATCGTGATGCCGAATTCGATGACCGGTCAAGAGCAGAAGCGTCCTTGGTAGCTTATCTTGGTTGGTGGATGCAAGGAGACCGAATGCTCGTAAAGCAGTTGATGGACCGAGCTTGTCGGGAATATCCAACAGCAGACGTGAACGGTCCTCGAAAATGGACTGAAGCTGGAGAACTCTATCAAAGACTCACGCTCGAATTTGCAACACACGACGACTATTATCAGCCTCCGTCCCCAAAACTCCCTTACGAGGAGCGACCTGCAGCCAGCCATATTACACGTAAGAATTACTATTGTGCTCTCCTTGACCTTGGAATCGCTCGCACAGTAGAGATAGTTGAGCACGATTCGTTTGATAGAGGTACGAGCGCAGCGGTACGTGCCCGAAATTGGTATGAGGAGAACGGCACGGTAATCAGAGTCAACGAACCAGGCTCATCAAGGACGTACTACTATCTTGACGGACTAGAGAATCTTATCGACCCGGAGATGCGAACGAAGCTTGGAATATAA
- a CDS encoding ParB/RepB/Spo0J family partition protein, which produces MSKSSASQPSTGTATKSTSGSRTPSKLEPHPANQRIYGEIDLASDFIKSIRSEGILYPVIITGNGQLIDGHRRVLASKYLGFDEVPVQVKSFSDSLLERRAILHHNKQRQKTFSQVVKEGRELEEVEKKLAKKRQGTRTDLGQALQNEKSGRTRDIVAEAIGIGSGETYRVAKNILDKAEDGHKKAKLEVEELDKGNQSIHGADRAIENYEKKIENEDQVTWKEIEQLDSRLLTYTDCVNRFFINLSSGVKENGPWYSIIGSAQNHMKDSDDFGSSYRACTDQFGKSSLRYVFLYLLEKYGHVSLEGDISDSDSPDAESLANRKPSSGLLSEMLHEEEMTLKEVAMRFGVNRHLILFWMWEEDTPAKKKHLHHSKTGKLDSLRQNQP; this is translated from the coding sequence ATGAGTAAATCCAGTGCCAGCCAGCCTTCAACGGGCACAGCCACCAAATCCACCTCGGGGTCTCGAACTCCCAGTAAGCTGGAACCCCATCCTGCGAATCAGCGGATATACGGAGAAATCGACTTAGCGAGCGACTTCATCAAGAGTATTCGCTCAGAGGGAATACTCTACCCGGTCATCATAACCGGCAATGGCCAACTTATTGATGGGCACCGGCGGGTTCTTGCATCCAAGTACCTCGGGTTTGATGAGGTACCTGTTCAGGTCAAATCGTTCTCTGATTCGCTTTTGGAGCGGAGAGCGATTCTTCACCACAATAAACAGCGTCAGAAGACCTTCTCTCAGGTGGTTAAGGAAGGAAGAGAGCTTGAGGAAGTAGAGAAAAAGCTCGCTAAGAAAAGACAGGGGACGCGTACGGACCTCGGCCAAGCCCTTCAGAATGAGAAATCTGGTCGAACCAGAGATATCGTAGCCGAGGCTATCGGAATTGGGTCCGGTGAAACCTACAGAGTCGCTAAAAATATCCTGGACAAAGCAGAGGACGGTCACAAGAAGGCCAAATTAGAGGTGGAGGAGCTAGATAAGGGCAATCAGAGTATCCACGGGGCGGATAGAGCCATCGAGAATTACGAGAAAAAAATAGAAAATGAAGACCAAGTTACTTGGAAAGAGATTGAACAGCTAGATTCGCGTCTTCTCACTTATACTGACTGTGTGAATCGGTTCTTCATCAACCTCAGTAGCGGCGTGAAAGAGAACGGACCATGGTACTCCATTATCGGGTCTGCTCAGAATCATATGAAGGACAGTGATGACTTTGGTTCGAGCTACCGGGCGTGCACAGACCAGTTCGGCAAGAGTAGTCTTAGATACGTCTTCTTATATCTGCTTGAAAAGTATGGGCACGTCTCTCTGGAGGGGGATATCTCTGATTCGGACTCTCCCGATGCTGAATCTCTCGCCAATCGAAAACCGTCCTCGGGATTACTCTCCGAGATGCTTCACGAGGAGGAGATGACGCTGAAGGAAGTGGCGATGAGATTCGGAGTCAACCGTCATCTAATACTATTCTGGATGTGGGAGGAGGACACTCCTGCAAAGAAAAAGCACCTGCATCATTCGAAAACAGGGAAGCTTGACAGCCTTAGACAGAATCAGCCATAA
- a CDS encoding GNAT family N-acetyltransferase: protein MSRAENRGSRRESEDETTASDELDDKLRDYREASPAFALRRTKEKIMATKTTATENRTDVQRAETEEDVIRINDFFNLQQIIQELHSFTFRDNLIRAFERDDRELYYTEAGGEITAGLMVWCESRILEEDEAQIRLTATHPEHREQGLAHTLVSTAIEFARQHEKEMMKAETDANSPAVAFWEACGFKKTSFRETKNGRKMVMMVREL, encoded by the coding sequence ATGAGTCGCGCAGAGAATCGCGGCTCAAGACGAGAGAGCGAAGACGAGACGACGGCTAGCGACGAGCTTGATGATAAGCTGCGAGATTACAGAGAGGCATCTCCAGCTTTCGCTCTCCGTCGAACCAAGGAGAAAATCATGGCAACAAAAACCACCGCAACCGAGAACCGAACCGACGTACAGAGAGCGGAGACTGAAGAAGACGTCATTCGCATTAACGACTTTTTCAATCTTCAACAGATTATTCAGGAGCTCCACTCGTTCACCTTCCGAGATAACCTTATCCGAGCGTTCGAACGCGACGACCGCGAACTCTACTACACGGAGGCGGGCGGAGAAATCACAGCCGGACTGATGGTCTGGTGCGAGTCTCGAATCCTAGAGGAAGACGAAGCTCAAATTCGACTCACGGCAACTCACCCTGAGCACCGAGAACAGGGTCTCGCCCATACTCTCGTTTCGACGGCTATCGAATTCGCTCGACAGCACGAGAAAGAGATGATGAAGGCCGAGACTGATGCGAACAGTCCAGCGGTCGCTTTCTGGGAGGCCTGCGGCTTCAAAAAAACCTCCTTCCGCGAGACGAAGAACGGTCGCAAGATGGTGATGATGGTTAGAGAGCTATAG
- a CDS encoding site-specific DNA-methyltransferase → MNRQQKAEKGHYLEEGVEIYPGDVAECYEDWETPVTIISDGAYGTGLFPDEPDEIDAVPEWYENHIKAWSEHATPQTTLWFWNTEEGWAEVHPYLKKHGWEYRGCNIWNKGMGHIAGNSNTKKLRKFPQVTEVCVQYVREAEFEGPDGEEMDMQEWVINEWSRSGLTQQEANDACGVADAASRKYLTKGNLWYYPPPKRMEAMAEYANEHGDPAGKPYFAPDGENPVDAEDWKKYRAKFDLDAGITNVWEEGQVNGSERVLEGTKAKHINQKPLRLMRRIIKASTDPGDIVWEPFGGLCTGAVAAKQLGRKCRSAEIVDEFYDAATERLATTELNSKREDAPSDEQMDLGTFDSSN, encoded by the coding sequence ATGAATCGTCAACAGAAAGCTGAGAAAGGGCACTATCTGGAAGAGGGGGTTGAAATCTATCCAGGTGACGTTGCTGAATGCTACGAAGACTGGGAAACTCCGGTTACGATAATCTCCGACGGAGCATATGGCACTGGATTGTTTCCGGATGAACCCGATGAAATAGATGCGGTTCCTGAATGGTACGAAAATCACATAAAAGCATGGAGCGAGCATGCAACTCCCCAAACGACTCTCTGGTTTTGGAATACTGAGGAAGGCTGGGCTGAGGTTCACCCTTACTTGAAAAAGCACGGATGGGAATATCGCGGCTGTAATATCTGGAATAAAGGTATGGGACACATCGCGGGGAACTCAAACACCAAGAAGCTTCGAAAATTCCCGCAAGTTACCGAGGTTTGTGTCCAATACGTCCGAGAAGCTGAATTCGAGGGTCCAGATGGTGAGGAAATGGATATGCAGGAGTGGGTTATTAACGAATGGTCTCGGTCGGGGCTGACACAACAAGAAGCGAATGATGCTTGTGGTGTCGCAGATGCCGCATCCAGAAAATATCTCACAAAAGGAAATCTCTGGTATTATCCTCCGCCGAAAAGAATGGAAGCCATGGCTGAATACGCGAATGAACATGGCGACCCCGCGGGGAAGCCCTACTTTGCGCCGGACGGAGAGAATCCTGTCGACGCTGAGGACTGGAAAAAATACCGGGCAAAATTCGACCTCGATGCAGGAATCACTAACGTTTGGGAAGAAGGTCAAGTGAACGGGTCCGAACGCGTACTTGAGGGTACTAAGGCAAAGCACATCAATCAGAAGCCATTGCGACTGATGCGGCGAATTATCAAAGCATCTACCGACCCGGGTGATATTGTCTGGGAGCCTTTCGGAGGATTATGCACCGGAGCGGTCGCTGCTAAGCAACTCGGACGAAAGTGCAGGTCCGCAGAAATCGTGGATGAATTCTATGATGCTGCTACCGAACGATTAGCGACTACTGAGCTAAATTCGAAGCGAGAAGATGCACCATCGGACGAGCAGATGGACTTAGGAACGTTTGATAGTTCTAACTAG
- a CDS encoding glycosyltransferase has protein sequence MPDPLVSFVVPAKDEQASLPATLESIRDQRTAREFEVVVVDGDSDDATPEIARRYDAAVVHQPRPAADGGDGLGPGIGDARHRGAKRADGDWLAFVDADTVVRPDYLNAMVGFARGTDLAAASSRCRMVGPARAKLVEATINHAFPRLDRPVLPGFNCLVRRDAYFASGGFPNVPNEDTAFSRELGREWATGYHPSVLAKTSGRRVAKSGLTGTLYHYLRLDWGRLTADY, from the coding sequence ATGCCCGACCCGCTGGTCAGTTTCGTCGTGCCCGCGAAAGACGAACAGGCGTCGCTTCCCGCGACGCTGGAGAGCATCCGCGACCAGCGCACCGCCCGCGAGTTCGAAGTCGTCGTCGTGGACGGCGACAGCGACGACGCGACTCCGGAAATCGCCCGGCGCTACGACGCCGCGGTGGTCCACCAGCCGCGGCCCGCCGCCGACGGCGGCGACGGACTCGGACCGGGCATCGGGGACGCCCGACACCGCGGCGCGAAGCGAGCAGACGGCGACTGGTTGGCGTTCGTGGACGCCGACACCGTGGTCCGGCCGGACTACCTCAACGCGATGGTCGGGTTCGCGCGCGGGACGGACCTCGCCGCCGCGTCCTCGCGGTGTCGGATGGTCGGCCCGGCGCGGGCCAAACTCGTGGAGGCGACCATCAACCACGCCTTCCCGCGACTCGACCGGCCCGTCCTGCCGGGATTCAACTGCCTCGTCCGCCGGGACGCCTACTTCGCGTCGGGCGGCTTTCCGAACGTGCCCAACGAGGACACCGCGTTCAGCCGCGAACTCGGCCGGGAGTGGGCGACGGGCTACCACCCCAGCGTGCTGGCGAAGACTTCCGGGCGTCGGGTCGCGAAGTCGGGCCTGACCGGGACGCTCTACCACTACCTGCGACTCGACTGGGGACGACTGACCGCGGACTACTGA
- a CDS encoding MoaD/ThiS family protein, translating into MTAGETRTAEATDRTTERRDATPTETTVEVRCTGHVRTEVGEPRLEYTFEGTTLRAFLDAFFAEYDVRDLLVAETEAEASTSGWADPPEDLPGTWEKNPEGDQTRTYARVAVNGTFNEHLDGLDTRLADGDRVGLMYPFIFCC; encoded by the coding sequence ATGACCGCCGGAGAGACGCGGACCGCCGAGGCGACCGACCGAACGACGGAGCGACGGGACGCGACCCCGACCGAGACCACCGTCGAGGTTCGATGCACCGGCCACGTCCGGACGGAGGTCGGCGAACCGCGACTGGAGTACACCTTCGAGGGGACCACGCTCCGGGCGTTCTTGGACGCCTTCTTCGCCGAGTACGACGTGCGGGACCTGCTCGTCGCCGAGACGGAAGCCGAGGCGTCCACCAGCGGATGGGCCGACCCGCCCGAGGACCTCCCCGGAACGTGGGAGAAGAACCCCGAGGGCGACCAGACCCGGACCTACGCCCGCGTCGCCGTCAACGGCACGTTCAACGAACACCTCGACGGTCTCGACACCCGCCTCGCCGACGGCGACCGGGTGGGACTCATGTACCCGTTCATCTTCTGCTGTTGA
- a CDS encoding GNAT family N-acetyltransferase yields MATPQLEFDSDVRGRIYRYVERHGSATREEVRDAVRVSEAAESKPARSGTEPSVRLPVEEFNRHVAALTDDGHLTEREGRLSVEPDAESESHETDDFEYEVRPAREDDRQAVADLIREVADEGAIVVDERVAETIERDGALIRRNERESRMVFVAERIDRDEDDGETREIVGWVHLQGFELPARDHTVELTVGVAPEYRERGIGGTLLERGMAWADEGDYLKVYQSLPATNDEALDLLDEYGWTREATRADHYRVEGQLVDEVQMAKRLDD; encoded by the coding sequence ATGGCGACACCGCAACTGGAGTTCGACAGCGACGTACGGGGGCGAATCTACCGGTACGTCGAGCGCCACGGGTCGGCCACTCGCGAGGAGGTCCGCGACGCGGTTCGCGTCTCGGAGGCCGCCGAGTCCAAGCCCGCCCGGTCGGGGACCGAACCGTCGGTCCGCCTGCCGGTCGAGGAGTTCAACCGCCACGTCGCGGCGCTGACCGACGACGGACACCTCACCGAACGCGAGGGCCGACTCTCGGTCGAACCCGACGCCGAGTCGGAGTCTCACGAGACCGACGACTTCGAGTACGAGGTCCGCCCGGCGCGCGAGGACGACCGGCAGGCGGTCGCAGACCTCATCCGCGAGGTGGCCGACGAGGGGGCCATCGTCGTGGACGAGCGAGTGGCCGAGACCATCGAGCGCGACGGCGCGCTGATTCGGCGCAACGAGCGCGAGTCGCGGATGGTGTTCGTCGCCGAGAGAATCGACCGGGACGAGGACGACGGCGAGACCCGCGAAATCGTCGGATGGGTCCACTTGCAGGGGTTCGAACTCCCGGCGCGGGACCACACCGTCGAACTCACGGTGGGGGTCGCCCCCGAGTACCGAGAGCGGGGAATCGGCGGCACGTTGCTCGAACGCGGCATGGCGTGGGCCGACGAGGGAGACTACTTGAAGGTGTACCAGAGCCTTCCGGCGACCAACGACGAGGCGCTCGACTTGCTCGACGAGTACGGGTGGACCCGCGAGGCGACCCGCGCGGACCACTACCGAGTCGAGGGCCAACTCGTAGACGAGGTGCAGATGGCCAAGCGACTGGACGATTGA
- a CDS encoding peptidoglycan DD-metalloendopeptidase family protein, whose amino-acid sequence MEENISRRQFLGGTAAALAGTVAASGEAAAHQVGSSVYTSTGLNIRTGPGLNYGVKRTAPENTGMYIVDGPWSSDGYTWWEVQVNGDSGNYNRYTGYCVQQYTNHADFGLPATGVVTSTYWDCRDGCDRYHRGLDIANDKGTAIHAARSGTVSHAGWVSGYGNVVYIDHGGGYQTRYAHLNDIYVSDGQSVSKGTHIGAMGTTGNSTGDHVHFEIRNGGKLNWPMTDGAYVYRLTGAPKNFSGI is encoded by the coding sequence ATGGAAGAAAACATCAGCAGACGGCAGTTCCTCGGCGGAACCGCAGCAGCGCTCGCAGGGACGGTTGCGGCCTCGGGCGAGGCCGCGGCCCATCAGGTCGGCAGTTCGGTCTACACGTCGACCGGTCTCAACATCCGAACCGGCCCGGGTCTGAACTACGGCGTCAAGCGAACGGCCCCCGAGAACACCGGGATGTACATCGTCGATGGCCCGTGGTCCAGCGACGGGTACACGTGGTGGGAAGTTCAGGTCAACGGCGACTCGGGTAACTACAATCGGTACACGGGTTACTGCGTCCAGCAGTACACCAATCACGCCGACTTCGGCCTGCCCGCGACGGGTGTCGTCACCTCGACGTACTGGGACTGCCGAGACGGTTGCGACCGATACCACCGCGGACTCGACATCGCCAACGACAAGGGCACGGCCATCCACGCCGCGCGTAGCGGGACCGTCTCGCACGCTGGCTGGGTCTCCGGATACGGCAACGTCGTCTACATCGACCACGGCGGCGGCTATCAGACTCGATACGCCCACCTCAACGACATCTACGTCTCGGACGGTCAGTCCGTGAGCAAGGGCACCCACATCGGCGCGATGGGCACCACCGGCAACTCGACCGGCGACCACGTTCACTTCGAGATTCGCAACGGTGGCAAACTGAACTGGCCGATGACCGACGGCGCTTACGTCTACCGACTCACCGGCGCGCCGAAGAACTTCTCCGGCATCTGA
- the arcS gene encoding archaeosine synthase subunit alpha, translated as MTDYFEVHERDGAARIAELRLADSVTTPAVADDFLADAGSLWTEDREIPEGGDDELTILPHRGFPSGTDEEVMDSFAPEYPDVDYPSAAVVAPETADDYGADAYVLSGAQGFVGHGAGFRDAITETREAIPADSALYLPGVATPANVATLVYAGVDLVDADRAVVAGTQGEYLTTEGRHFLEDLSELPCACPACQKPVSEFTREDCAEHNENALRAELGVVRERIRAGRLRDYIEGQARHDQWLTAAFREFDQQWSYLEERTPLIRDAELSAATEDTLQRVEIKRFADRVTTRYRNRFDNPLVLVPCSATKPYSESQSHGQFHDAIQFRGHTVSMTSPIGVVPQELELTYPAQHYDSVVTGRWSEDEKQFVAEVLRRYLERNDYPRVIAHVPEHGYRDACERVEEELGIDFEYTVEDHPTTTESLGNLMRTLDGELKYGKRERQHNTVKAIADYQFGDGAGDALFDGIQTEARYPKLRVQDRDGEQLAAMVPQYGVLSFTLTGARRWVESEAPTKRVEIDAFAPHGSVLAPGVVDADDDIRVGDEVVIEGPKAFAVGRAEMSGPEMAESTRGIATTVRHVEEK; from the coding sequence ATGACCGACTACTTCGAGGTCCACGAGCGCGACGGCGCGGCCCGAATCGCCGAGTTGCGACTCGCGGACTCGGTGACGACGCCCGCGGTTGCGGACGACTTTCTCGCCGACGCCGGGAGCCTCTGGACCGAAGACCGGGAGATTCCGGAGGGAGGCGACGACGAACTCACGATTCTGCCCCACCGAGGGTTCCCGAGCGGCACCGACGAGGAAGTGATGGATTCGTTCGCGCCCGAGTACCCGGACGTGGACTACCCGAGCGCCGCGGTCGTCGCGCCCGAAACCGCCGACGACTACGGCGCGGACGCCTACGTCCTCTCGGGCGCGCAGGGGTTCGTCGGCCACGGCGCTGGCTTCAGAGACGCCATCACCGAGACCCGTGAGGCGATTCCGGCCGACAGCGCGCTCTACCTTCCGGGGGTCGCCACGCCCGCGAACGTCGCCACGCTGGTCTACGCCGGGGTGGACCTCGTGGACGCCGACCGAGCGGTCGTCGCGGGGACGCAGGGCGAGTACCTCACGACCGAGGGTCGTCACTTCCTCGAAGACCTCTCGGAACTCCCCTGCGCGTGCCCGGCCTGTCAGAAGCCGGTCTCGGAGTTCACCCGCGAGGACTGCGCCGAACACAACGAGAACGCCCTCCGCGCCGAGTTAGGCGTCGTCCGCGAGCGCATCCGCGCGGGCCGACTGCGCGACTACATCGAGGGACAGGCCCGCCACGACCAGTGGCTGACCGCCGCCTTTCGGGAGTTCGACCAGCAGTGGTCGTACCTCGAAGAGCGCACGCCGCTCATCCGGGACGCCGAACTCTCGGCCGCGACCGAGGACACCCTCCAGCGCGTCGAAATCAAGCGGTTCGCCGACCGCGTGACGACCCGGTACCGAAACCGGTTCGACAACCCTCTCGTGCTGGTCCCCTGTTCGGCGACCAAACCCTACAGCGAGTCCCAGAGCCACGGCCAGTTCCACGACGCCATCCAGTTCCGGGGCCACACCGTCTCGATGACCTCGCCCATCGGCGTCGTCCCGCAGGAACTCGAGTTGACCTACCCCGCCCAGCACTACGACTCGGTGGTCACGGGCCGGTGGTCCGAGGACGAAAAGCAGTTCGTCGCGGAGGTCCTCCGGCGCTACCTCGAACGCAACGACTACCCCCGCGTGATTGCCCACGTCCCCGAACACGGCTACCGCGACGCGTGCGAACGCGTCGAAGAGGAGTTGGGGATTGACTTTGAGTACACCGTCGAGGACCACCCCACCACGACCGAATCGCTCGGCAACCTGATGCGGACGCTCGACGGCGAACTCAAGTACGGCAAGCGCGAGCGCCAGCACAACACCGTGAAGGCCATCGCCGACTACCAGTTCGGCGACGGTGCCGGTGACGCCCTCTTCGACGGCATCCAGACCGAAGCGCGCTATCCCAAACTCCGCGTGCAGGACCGCGACGGCGAGCAACTCGCCGCGATGGTGCCCCAGTACGGCGTCCTCTCGTTCACCCTCACCGGCGCTCGCCGGTGGGTTGAGTCCGAGGCCCCGACCAAGCGCGTCGAAATCGACGCCTTCGCGCCCCACGGGAGCGTCCTCGCCCCGGGCGTCGTGGACGCCGACGACGACATCCGAGTCGGCGACGAAGTAGTCATCGAGGGACCGAAGGCGTTCGCGGTCGGCCGCGCCGAGATGTCGGGTCCCGAGATGGCCGAGAGTACGCGCGGCATCGCCACCACGGTCCGACACGTCGAGGAGAAGTAA
- the tgtA gene encoding tRNA guanosine(15) transglycosylase TgtA: MTRDNFEIRDQDGLGRIGELTVPRAGVTVETPALLPVINPHVRTVEPSRLRSEFGAEILITNSYIFYGSDDYREAALDRGLHDVLDFDGAIMTDSGSFQLAEYGEIDVTTPEILRFQRDVGSDIGTPVDIPTPPDVPREQAEEELATTQDRLEVAESVDVGGMLVNAPVQGSTYPDLREEAGRHAEETDLDVFPVGAVVPLMNDYRYAEMVDVVAGAKRGLGADAPVHLFGAGHPMMFALAVAMGCDLFDSAAYALYARDDRYLTVRGTEQLDDLDYFPCSCPVCADYTPAEMRNLGSRDREELLAEHNLHVTFREIRTVKQALRSGNLLELVETRARAHPAMLDGYRALTGHADQLEREDSVSKGAFFYLSGESARRPEVVRHQQRLDRLNPEGSVLLTEGGPSDRYDESWRVVAPFGPFPRHLSESYPLTAEVPERMDREGYRSAAEGVARLAAANPETEFTLAYHDWPESALALVPEDVDVVDLSE; the protein is encoded by the coding sequence ATGACCAGAGACAACTTCGAGATACGCGACCAAGACGGTCTCGGTCGCATCGGGGAGTTGACGGTTCCTCGTGCTGGCGTCACCGTCGAGACGCCCGCGCTCCTCCCCGTCATCAACCCCCACGTCCGGACCGTCGAACCCTCGCGGCTCCGGTCGGAGTTCGGCGCGGAGATACTCATCACCAACTCCTACATCTTCTACGGGAGCGACGACTACCGCGAGGCGGCGCTGGACCGCGGACTCCACGACGTGCTGGACTTCGACGGGGCCATCATGACCGACTCCGGGTCGTTCCAGCTGGCCGAGTACGGCGAAATCGACGTGACCACGCCCGAAATCCTCCGGTTCCAGCGCGACGTGGGGAGCGACATCGGGACGCCCGTGGACATCCCGACGCCGCCGGACGTGCCCCGCGAGCAGGCCGAGGAGGAACTTGCGACCACGCAGGACCGACTCGAAGTCGCCGAGAGCGTGGACGTGGGCGGGATGCTGGTCAACGCGCCCGTGCAGGGTTCGACCTACCCGGACCTGCGCGAGGAGGCCGGACGCCACGCCGAGGAGACGGATTTAGACGTGTTCCCGGTGGGTGCGGTCGTTCCGCTGATGAACGACTACCGCTACGCCGAGATGGTGGACGTGGTGGCCGGAGCGAAGCGCGGTCTGGGCGCGGACGCGCCGGTCCACCTCTTCGGCGCGGGCCACCCGATGATGTTCGCGCTGGCGGTGGCGATGGGGTGTGACCTCTTCGACTCGGCGGCCTACGCGCTCTACGCCCGCGACGACCGGTATCTGACGGTCCGTGGCACCGAGCAGTTGGACGACCTCGATTACTTCCCCTGCTCGTGTCCGGTGTGCGCCGACTACACCCCGGCGGAGATGCGGAATCTCGGGTCGCGCGACCGGGAGGAACTGCTGGCCGAACACAACCTCCACGTCACGTTCCGCGAGATTCGGACGGTCAAGCAGGCCCTGCGGTCGGGCAACCTGCTCGAACTGGTCGAGACCCGCGCCCGCGCTCACCCCGCGATGCTCGACGGCTACCGCGCGCTGACGGGCCACGCCGACCAGTTGGAGCGAGAGGACTCGGTGTCGAAGGGCGCGTTCTTCTACCTCTCGGGCGAGAGCGCCCGCCGACCCGAAGTCGTCCGCCACCAACAGCGTCTGGACCGTCTGAACCCGGAGGGGAGCGTTCTGCTCACGGAGGGCGGCCCGAGCGACCGCTACGACGAGTCGTGGCGCGTGGTCGCTCCGTTCGGACCCTTCCCCCGCCACCTCTCGGAGTCGTATCCGCTGACCGCGGAGGTGCCCGAGCGGATGGACCGCGAGGGCTACCGGTCGGCCGCCGAGGGGGTCGCGCGCCTCGCGGCCGCGAACCCCGAGACGGAGTTCACGCTCGCCTACCACGACTGGCCCGAGAGCGCGCTGGCGCTGGTGCCCGAGGACGTGGACGTGGTGGACCTGAGCGAGTAG
- a CDS encoding NUDIX hydrolase — protein MSDGNAADSLAWELLDSRVAYSCPGFDVRNEDVRLPDGTETDFDYLAEPESVVVLPFTPDGEVVVIEEWRQAVRRVNRSLPVGGMEPDDDDRKAAARRELREETGHEADRVEFLTSVEPANGIANSVLHFFVARGCTPTAEQELDHNESIRVETTTMDELREHIADREIRDGRTTLGVLYYEAFGTEDGE, from the coding sequence ATGTCCGACGGAAACGCGGCCGACTCGCTGGCGTGGGAGTTGCTCGACTCTCGCGTCGCGTACTCCTGTCCCGGATTCGACGTGCGCAACGAGGACGTGCGACTGCCCGACGGCACCGAGACCGACTTCGACTACCTCGCGGAACCCGAGAGCGTGGTCGTCCTCCCGTTCACGCCCGACGGCGAAGTCGTCGTCATAGAGGAGTGGCGACAGGCCGTCCGGCGGGTCAACCGGAGTCTCCCGGTCGGCGGCATGGAACCCGACGACGACGACCGGAAAGCCGCGGCCCGCCGGGAACTCCGCGAGGAGACCGGCCACGAGGCCGACCGCGTGGAGTTTCTGACCAGCGTCGAACCCGCGAACGGCATCGCCAACTCGGTCCTGCACTTCTTCGTGGCCCGCGGATGCACCCCGACCGCCGAGCAGGAACTGGACCACAACGAGTCGATTCGAGTCGAGACGACGACGATGGACGAACTCCGGGAGCATATCGCCGACCGGGAGATTCGGGACGGTCGGACGACGCTGGGAGTGCTGTACTACGAAGCGTTCGGGACCGAAGACGGAGAGTAG